One Dermatophagoides farinae isolate YC_2012a chromosome 1, ASM2471394v1, whole genome shotgun sequence genomic region harbors:
- the tank gene encoding EI24 domain-containing protein tank, producing MDNLKLIICGFKDGLYDSIFFGIYVITTVLTQQHQSPKSTNVLKRIRQCCLLGGLLMFSMMIFNYFLILLNMAVTFIFGSQEQHGATWSWLESTLSTLFSALWVLPLIFISRIVTALWFQDIADISFRGRPQAFKSISKLIADTLFSMLIQILFLIQANLFYFFPIGFIGQILSILHTSLLYSLYSFEYKWFNMGWELYKRLHYIERMWPYFFGFGLPLALVTHSLPNYYLNTACFAFLFPLFILSANETHLDLKKSDHKIPFFSGVVWISNKLMIVLP from the exons ATGGATAATTTAAAG CTAATAATATGTGGTTTCAAAGATGGCCTTTATGATTCAATATTCTTTGGTATCTATGTGATAACAACCGTACTgacacaacaacatcaaagtCCAAAATCAACTAATGTTCTTAAACGTATACGACAATGTTGCCTACTTGGTGGCCTTTTAAtg ttttctatgatgatttttaattattttttaatacTATTAAATATGGCTGTTACATTTATATTTGGTTCACAAGAACAACATGGTGCAACATGGTCATGGCTTGAATCAACATTGTCCACACTTTTTTCGGCATTATGGGTTTTACCATTAATATTTATAAGTCGTATAGTGACTGCCTTATGGTTTCAA GATATAGCCGATATTTCATTCAGAGGCAGACCACAAGCTTTCAAAAgcatttcaaaattaatcGCTGATACATTGTTCAGCATGTTGATacagattttatttttgatacag GCCAatctattctatttttttccgattgGATTTATCGGTCAAATTCTGAGTATTCTACATACAAGCCTTTTATACTCActttattcattcgaatatAAATGGTTCAATATGG GCTGGGAATTATATAAACGACTTCATTATATTGAACGAATGtggccatatttttttggatttggaCTGCCATTAGCTTTAGTCACACATTCACTTCCAAATTATTATCTAAACACCGCATGTTTTGCATTCTTGTTTCCATTATTCATTCTAAGTGCGAATGAAACACATCTTGACCTTAAAAAAAG TGATCATAAAATACCATTCTTTTCTGGTGTTGTTTGGATTTCCAACAAATTAATGATAGTCCTCCCATAA
- the rho-7 gene encoding rhomboid family intramembrane serine protease rho-7 — MRMSYILCSSSSLLHRQSINKLNLISKLRFIHQNNQQHVKSSIINKYGKLVKPFLFTITACGASFTIATIAQYENDQNDFHRKQKRFQSWNPYNSHQELSWFQQMKNLYWDSRKDGFKIFCCIAALNGLAFLCWRIPRLNPLMTKYFISRIDTGSIRIAPMILSNFSHYSITHLAMNMIVLYSFCDLGVHLFGRENFLALYLNAGIISSFASFVHKVIINSTVPSLGASGAILGVLGATCLERPDIQLMIIFLPFFTFSSYTALKSILLLDALGIILRWEFFDHAAHMGGTLFGMYYSSSIRQYFYDKKRIILKQWKKFKNQF; from the exons ATGCGTATGTCATACATTCTAtgttcgtcatcatcattattacatcGACAATCGATAAATAAACTTAATTTGATATCGAAATTACGTTTTAtacatcaaaataatcaacaacatgtaaaatcatcaataataaataaatatggaAAATTGGTCAAaccatttttgtttacaataACTGCATGTGGTGCATCATTCACCATTGCAACTATAGCtcaatatgaaaatgatcaaaatgattttcatagGAAACAGAAACGTTTTCAATCATGGAATCCATATAATAGTCATCAGGAATTATCGTGGTTTCAACAG ATGAAAAATCTGTATTGGGATTCACGTAAAGATGgttttaaaatattttgcTGTATTGCCGCATTGAATGGCCTTGCATTTCTATGTTGGCGTATACCACGATTAAATCCATTGATGACCAAATATTTTATCTCTCGAATAGATACTG gTTCGATACGAATTGCGCCaatgattttatcaaattttagCCATTATTCAATTACACATTTAGCCATGAATatgattgttttgtattCATTCTGTGATCTTGGTGTACATCTTTTTGGtcgagaaaattttcttgcaCTTTATCTTAATGCAG gtataatatcatcatttgcaaGTTTTGTACATAAAGTGATTATTAATTCAACCGTACCTTCATTGGGAGCG aGTGGTGCCATATTAGGTGTATTGGGTGCCACTTGTCTTGAACGGCCCGATAtccaattgatgatcatatttcTACCATTCTTTACATTCTCATCATATACGGCACTTAAAAGCATTCTATTACTTGATGCATTAGGAATCATTTTACGGTGggaattttttgatcatgCAGCACATATGGGTGGTACACTTTTTGGAAT GTATTATTCAAGTTCAATACGGCAATATttttatgataaaaaaaggATAATTCttaaacaatggaaaaaatttaaaaatcaattttaa
- the LOC124491466 gene encoding 5'-3' exonuclease PLD3-like has translation MKINNLKTNDIYMLDQLYTTIMFPMTIVSFILLILMMIIFLVSGTLFTRHSFIVETLPHELNYNDENKSKPTADAWLELINSANHSIDIASMYWTMFGKDVMQNPVPESKKGEKFIAALIDAAKNRSIRLRIAVNDEKSNDNDNNEDLKLLQKYSKIRRVNFVRLIGAGVLHTKFIIVDRKDFYIGSANMDWRSLTHVKELGIIIQNNPELAEDLLKIFDIYWSMGEQNSVIPMPWPSIYDARYNVTNPYRNQINPDDDEYSIFLTSSPRQFCSSTRTNDLDAIIDIINEAEKFIYIAVMDYYPLFLYEKKSHYWPIIDNALRRAVWERNVHVRLLASHWNDTRPYMSLFLKSLQALNDGDNENTLNGSIETKLFTFPMCPFIKNPIPYSEVNHNKYMITDKVVYIGTSNWSADYFVNTAGVGIVMNVTTTNSKHSTSLYNQIQSIFLRDWNSNYAKNIG, from the coding sequence atgaaaatcaataatttaaaaacGAACGATATTTATATGTTAGATCAGTTGTATACAACAATCATGTTTCCAATGACAATTGTTTCGtttatattattaattttgatgatgataatctttcTAGTTTCTGGAACTTTGTTTACTCGTCATTCGTTTATTGTTGAAACACTACcacatgaattgaattataatgatgagaataaatCCAAACCAACAGCTGATGCATGGTTAGAATTGATTAATTCGGctaatcattcaattgatattGCATCAATGTATTGGACAATGTTCGGTAAAGATGTAATGCAAAATCCTGTTCCTGAAAGTAAAAAAggtgaaaaattcattgcagCATTAATTGATGCTGCTAAAAATCGTTCCATACGATTAAGAATTGctgttaatgatgaaaaatccaatgacaatgacaacaatgaagatttaaaattattacaaaaatattcaaaaatacGAAGAGTaaattttgttcgtttgatTGGTGCTGGTGTATTACatacaaaatttattattgttgatcgaAAAGATTTCTACATCGGTAGTGCCAATATGGATTGGCGTTCATTAACACATGTCAAAGAATTGGGAATCATAATACAAAATAATCCAGAATTAGCTGAagatttgttgaaaattttcgataTTTATTGGTCGATGGGTGAACAAAATTCGGTAATACCCATGCCATGGCCATCAATCTATGATGCCCGATATAATGTTACTAATCCATAtagaaatcaaataaatcccgatgatgatgaatatagcATATTTTTGACATCATCACCACgacaattttgttcatcaactCGTACAAATGATCTGGATGCTATCATTGATATTATCAATGAAgcagaaaaattcatttacatAGCAGTCATGgattattatccattatttttatatgaaaaaaaatctcattatTGGCCTATTATTGATAATGCATTGAGACGTGCCGTTTGGGAACGAAATGTTCATGTTCGTCTATTGGCAAGCCATTGGAATGATACTCGACCATATatgtcattgtttttgaaatcattACAGGCTttgaatgatggtgataatgaaaatacattgaatggttcgattgaaacaaaattatttacaTTTCCAATGTGTCCATTTATAAAAAATCCGATTCCATATTCTGAAgttaatcataataaatatatgatCACCGATAAAGTTGTCTATATTGGCACATCAAATTGGTCAGCCGATTATTTTGTTAATACGGCTGGTGTAGGTATCGTTATGAATGTAACTACTACtaattcaaaacattcaacatcattgtataatcaaattcaaagcATTTTTCTTCGTGATTGGAATTCAAATTATGCCAAAAATATTggataa
- the LOC124491468 gene encoding transmembrane protein 256 homolog isoform X2 has protein sequence MYNYVKKVIKIPQKMATQSATPKLDFKLITEYYSSSPWIKIAAITGAAAVVMGAYGAHGLKNTEKRAIYETANKYHFYHSLALLATPFVRRSNLVGSLFLGGIAIFSGTCYCNAITDNNLVVRFTPIGGMMFILGWLAMFI, from the exons ATGTACAATTACGTTAAAAAAGTGATTAAAATTCC TCAAAAAATGGCCACACAATCTGCAACACCTAAATTGgatttcaaattaattaccgaatattattcatcatcaccatggaTAAAAATTGCTGCTATTACCGGTGCTGCAGCCGTTGTTATGGGTGCATATGGAGCACATG gattgaaaaatacagaaaaacGAGCAATTTATGAAACGGCCAAtaaatatcatttttatcattcgtTGGCATTATTGGCAACACCGTTTGTACGTAGATCTAATTTG gTTGGTAGTCTATTCCTTGGTGGTATTGCCATATTTTCTGGAACATGTTATTGTAATGCCATCACTGATAATAATTTGGTCGTACGATTCACACCAATTGGTGGTATGATGTTCATTTTAGGATGGTTGGCAAtgtttatttaa
- the LOC124491468 gene encoding transmembrane protein 256 homolog isoform X1 — MSSLQSYINIPKDLLYHCFSYLNYSSQKMATQSATPKLDFKLITEYYSSSPWIKIAAITGAAAVVMGAYGAHGLKNTEKRAIYETANKYHFYHSLALLATPFVRRSNLVGSLFLGGIAIFSGTCYCNAITDNNLVVRFTPIGGMMFILGWLAMFI; from the exons atgtcgtCTCTTCAATCATACATAAATATTCCAAAAGATCTATTATACCATTGTTTTTCTTATCTAAATTATTCAAGTCAAAAAATGGCCACACAATCTGCAACACCTAAATTGgatttcaaattaattaccgaatattattcatcatcaccatggaTAAAAATTGCTGCTATTACCGGTGCTGCAGCCGTTGTTATGGGTGCATATGGAGCACATG gattgaaaaatacagaaaaacGAGCAATTTATGAAACGGCCAAtaaatatcatttttatcattcgtTGGCATTATTGGCAACACCGTTTGTACGTAGATCTAATTTG gTTGGTAGTCTATTCCTTGGTGGTATTGCCATATTTTCTGGAACATGTTATTGTAATGCCATCACTGATAATAATTTGGTCGTACGATTCACACCAATTGGTGGTATGATGTTCATTTTAGGATGGTTGGCAAtgtttatttaa